A genomic segment from Parus major isolate Abel chromosome 21, Parus_major1.1, whole genome shotgun sequence encodes:
- the KIAA2013 gene encoding uncharacterized protein KIAA2013 homolog, which yields MWLQQRLKGLPGLLSSSWARRLLLLLVLLLVAYWYLGAARARGAGRGAEPRGPAALCVQAAAGAWRAQTQRGDALPLPEEAAGAGGPPGLAVAGNGFLLLDVSAGRLWVRPSGPGGGPALATEYPALVRLRALGGRGEARAALAALRDGAVRRVRCVQTGPGSGDCVTVREEVVAHRSRPHLYLQRIRIANPTERVAAFEASAPAAASALGGRFATSLEKVEERQFLLSSGRLLLAGGPKVVLVVVAAKKLVSRVQVAPKSHFDETVLSVVYTSEPIEASRLEETFSKLREAAKKEMLEVMQMGVDDLFQEHQQTWSDLFISGIEMRKITDAHTPSSETVNMTLYYVLSTVPAPLLDPLIGGEDREKIEASLNYADHCFSGHATMHAENLWPPRLTSVTQILQLSDLWKLTLQKRGCKGLVTAGVHGLMQGMVLSFGGLQFTENHLQFQADPDVLHNSYSLRGIHYNKDLINLAVLLDAEGKPFLHVSVKFQDKPVRLYACEAGCMNEPVELTSEARGHTFPVMVTQPITPLLYISTDLVHLQDLRHTLHLKAILAHEEHMAKQYPGLPFLFWFSVASLITLFHLFLFKLIYNEYCGPGAKPLFRSKVTVPDSAR from the exons ATGTGGCTGCAGCAGCGGCTGAAGGGGCTGCCGGGGCTGCTGTCCAGCAGCTGGGCGCGgcgcctgctgctgctgctggtgctgttgCTCGTCGCTTACTGGTACCTGGGCGCGGCGCGGGCGCGGGGCGCGGGGCGCGGGGCCGAGCCCCGGGGACCCGCCGCCCTCTGCGTTCAGGCGGCCGCGGGCGCCTGGCGGGCGCAGACCCAGCGCGGCGATGCGCTGCCGCTGCCTGAGGAGGCGGCCGGGGCCGGCGGGCCCCCGGGGCTGGCGGTGGCGGGCAATgggttcctgctgctggacGTGTCCGCCGGGCGGCTCTGGGTGCGGCCCTCGGGGCCCGGCGGGGGCCCGGCGCTCGCCACCGAGTACCCGGCGCTGGTGCGGCTGAGGGCGCTGGGCGGGCGCGGCGAGGCGCGGGCGGCGCTGGCGGCGCTGCGGGACGGGGCCGTGAGGAGGGTGCGGTGCGTCCAGACCGGGCCCGGCTCCGGGGACTGCGTGACGGTGCGGGAGGAGGTGGTGGCTCACCGGAGCCGGCCGCACCTCTACCTGCAGCGCATCCGCATCGCCAACCCCACCGAGCGGGTGGCCGCCTTCGAGGCCTcggcccccgccgccgcctccgctCTGGGCGGGCGCTTCGCcaccagcctggagaaggtggAGGAGCGGCAGTTCCTGCTCTCCTCCGGCCGTCTGCTGCTGGCCGGCGGCCCCAaggtggtgctggtggtggtggctgCCAAGAAACTCGTGAGCCGGGTGCAGGTCGCGCCCAAGTCGCACTTTGACGAGACCGTGCTGTCTGTGGTGTACACCTCGGAGCCCATCGAGGcctccaggctggaggagacCTTCAGCAAGCTGAGGGAGGCAGCCAAGAAAGAGATGCTGGAGGTGATGCAGATGGGAGTGGACGATCTTTTCCAGGAGCACCAGCAGACCTGGTCTGACTTGTTCATTTCAG GGATTGAAATGAGAAAGATCACAGATGCACATACCCCATCCAGTGAGACTGTCAACATGACCCTCTACTACGTGCTGTCAACTGTGCCAGCCCCCCTGCTAGACCCACTCATCGGGGGTGAGGACAGGGAGAAGATTGAAGCCAGCCTGAACTATGCTGACCACTGCTTCAGTGGCCACGCCACCATGCATGCCGAGAACCTGTGGCCACCAAGGCTGACCAGTGTCACCCAgatcctgcagctctcagaCCTGTGGAAGCTGACTCTCCAGAAACGGGGATGCAAGGGTCTTGTGACAGCTGGAGTGCATGGACTGATGCAGGGAATGGTGCTTAGTTTTGGGGGTCTGCAGTTCACAGAAAACCATCTTCAGTTTCAGGCTGACCCTGACGTACTTCATAACAGCTATTCCTTACGTGGGATCCATTACAATAAGGACTTGATCAATTTAGCTGTTCTCCTGGATGCTGAAGGAAAGCCCTTCCTGCATGTGTCTGTGAAGTTCCAGGACAAGCCTGTCAGACTGTATGCCTGTGAGGCAGGCTGTATGAACGAGCCCGTGGAGCTGACCTCGGAGGCACGGGGTCACACCTTCCCTGTCATGGTGACCCAGCCCATCACACCACTGCTTTATATATCAACAGATTTGGTTCACTTGCAGGACCTAAGACACACACTCCACCTAAAAGCTATTCTGGCTCATGAGGAACACATGGCCAAGCAATACCCGGGCTTACCCTTCCTGTTCTGGTTCAGTGTGGCCTCCTTAATTACTTTGTTTCACTTGTTTCTGTTCAAACTCATCTACAACGAATATTGTGGGCCGGGAGCCAAGCCACTCTTCAGGAGTAAG GTGACTGTCCCCGACTCTGCCCGCTGA
- the LOC107213766 gene encoding chymotrypsin-like elastase family member 2A, with amino-acid sequence MLGVLFAVLTLAPAAFGCGVPAYPPLVSRVVGGEDARPYSWPWQASLQYRANGKWYHTCGGTLIATNWVLTAAHCISSSMTYRVFLGKYNLAVEEKGSIALSPEKIIVNEHWNPEDVANGYDIALIKLSEHVTLSDQIELACLPPAQSILPSNTACYVTGWGRLQTNGPLPDELQQGLLLVVDYATCSEPSWWGDIVKPTMVCAGGDGITSSCNGDSGGPLNCQGADGRWEVHGIVSFGSSLGCNYFQKPSVFTRVSAYNSWIEQVMATN; translated from the exons ATGCTTGGAGTCCTCTTTGCTGTGTTAACCCTGGCACCTGCAG CCTTTGGCTGTGGGGTTCCTGCCTACCCACCTCTTGTGTCCAGAGTTGTTGGAGGGGAAGATGCAAGACCATACAGCTGGCCCTGGCAG GCCTCCCTTCAATACCGAGCCAATGGCAAGTGGTATCACACCTGTGGGGGAACCCTCATTGCCACCAACTGGGTACTGACAGCTGCCCACTGCATCAG TTCTTCCATGACATATCGagtttttcttggaaaatacaACCTAGCAGTTGAGGAAAAAGGATCAATTGCACTTTCTCCAGAAAAGATCATTGTTAATGAGCACTGGAATCCAGAGGATGTTGCAAATGG GTACGACATTGCTCTGATCAAACTCTCTGAGCACGTCACCTTAAGTGATCAGATCGAGCTGGCCTGCCTTCCCCCTGCCCAGAGCATCCTGCCCTCCAACACTGCCTGCTACGTCACTGGCTGGGGGAGACTGCAGA CAAATGGACCCCTGCCCGATGAGCTGCAGCAAGGCCTTCTGCTGGTGGTGGATTATGCAACCTGCTCTGAACCTTCCTGGTGGGGAGACATAGTGAAACCCACCATGGTTTGTGCTGGTGGGGATGGAATCACCTCCAGCTGTAAC GGGGACTCTGGGGGCCCCCTGAACTGCCAAGGGGCTGATGGCAGGTGGGAAGTGCATGGCATCGTCAGCTTTGGCTCTTCCCTTGGCTGCAACTACTTCCAGAAGCCCTCAGTGTTCACTCGTGTCTCTGCCTACAACAGCTGGATCGAGCAG GTTATGGCAACCAACTAA